A single region of the Salvia miltiorrhiza cultivar Shanhuang (shh) chromosome 8, IMPLAD_Smil_shh, whole genome shotgun sequence genome encodes:
- the LOC130999365 gene encoding toMV resistant protein Tm-2 netted virescent-like has product MAAYAALLSLSTINQIQFLQKKADFIEAYNHGGGSKQAQHLERQISHVIESWIEFILYPIKQALDARSICSRGLPLSVTVIGGLLQKSAKTVEYWHNVLENIRSILSSGEGDQCLNVLYSSYSHLPAHLKPCFLYMGTFQEDREIPVSRTAEGFLKPKAARVLEEVAEDYLKDLIDRNLVLVGKYRKNGKVTSVCIHDLLRNLCISLAEKDKFFSSARVWYASEDSSVGDLSRKCKLRFFAYNPANFAEFDLTSSISFV; this is encoded by the exons ATGGCGGCTTATGCAGCTCTGCTTTCTCTCTCGACAATCAATCAGATCCAATTCCTTCAGAAAAAGGCTGATTTCATAGAGGCCTATAATCACGGTGGAGGTAGTAAACAGGCACAACATCTCGAGAGACAAATCTCGCACGTGATTGAATCGTGGATCGAATTCATTCTGTATCCAATCAAGCAAGCCTTGGATGCACGGTCGATCTGCAGCAG AGGGCTTCCTCTGTCGGTCACTGTGATCGGAGGGCTTCTTCAGAAGTCAGCTAAGACAGTTGAATATTGGCACAATGTGTTAGAAAACATTAGATCAATTTTGAGTTCAGGAGAGGGAGACCAATGCTTAAATGTGTTGTATTCGAGTTATAGCCATTTGCCTGCTCATCTGAAGCCATGTTTCCTTTATATGGGGACTTTTCAAGAGGATCGCGAGATTCCAGTCTCGCGAACTGCTGAGGGATTTCTAAAGCCCAAAGCTGCTCGAGTCTTGGAAGAGGTTGCAGAGGATTACTTAAAGGATCTCATTGACAGGAACCTCGTTTTAGTTGGTAAGTATCGTAAGAATGGAAAGGTTACATCTGTCTGCATTCATGATCTTCTCAGAAACCTATGCATAAGCTTAGCAGAAAAAGATAAGTTCTTTTCTTCTGCGAGAGTTTGGTATGCGAGTGAGGATTCTTCAGTGGGAGATCTATCAAGGAAGTGTAAGCTGCGGTTCTTTGCTTATAATCCTGCTAATTTCGCTGAGTTCGATCTtacttcttcaatatcctttgTTTAG
- the LOC130998783 gene encoding putative late blight resistance protein homolog R1A-10, translating to MAAYAALVSVMNIIEQMMSHPRLSTVFDKKQIESIGEKADGLLNLITNTNIDGGSREASDLESQIASAAHAAEDVIESHIVDQIHAGSSHGCSLSDLQQIIEEMDGIMKKGAELKEKWRAREEQAAHGDVDVVEEKQPLTTTTGKASPVGLEDDVIHIMDKLTIHQPKQHIISIVGMGGTGKTTLALNVYENSLIQRHFDIRAWATVSQQYSAQEIFSKLLSSIGQSGSGNDLEVELHQTLWGRRYLIVLDDIWSVEAWDEVKRYFPDNGNGSRIVLTTRLSDVASDCSSSSCFTMKPLKKDQSWVLFCRNAFQQEHCPYPQLESVGNEIVRLCRGLPLSIVVIGGFLLKSPRTVGFWEDVAKNIKSIPNSMEKQEILDVLSLSYNHLPPHLKPCFLYMGIFEEDSEIRASRIIKLWVAEGFIKPKRAQMLEEIAEGYLNDLVDRNLVLVGRHRYNGKIRSCRLHDLIRDLFLKVSEKDKFFYHYVKRSLDNMTKKCRPIDRIRDLFLKVSEKDKFFYAKRALDNMTKERRFICHDFIKSDDVPEMSDALKSAQLLRSLVCRGFKLPVVFKLLRVLTVASDCFTVNIMQILNLRCLTFQSPYFLLVRLPSSISFIWNLQTLTIHARLVVAPIEIWSLSQLRHVECTRIYLPHPPPPPNDCVVMVNLQTLIKAVNLRLSEEVCKRIPNTNKLHLIYDNELEGYDDCLLDHLHNLGSLHKLQSLKLVSTFSYRSSCNADQLNCAFPVSLKKLSLANCSLDWNDLTIIGSLPQLEALKLVDSVKGRNWRPVNGEFSRLTFLSIVGCDLRCWDAESSHFPVLKKLMLMRLKQLEDIPLDIGEIPTLEIISVVGCSESAEISAMKIKEEQESLGNEGLQVHAGGRTVGNQAVNLRLGEDTQQWYQSHGDLAGAPSDRTSFTPPPLRAAPIRSRRARKEVGPASPLPGRDGSDLSILRSCFLLCFRVLSEISINPGIQSQVRYTQVVDEAGGEEK from the exons ATGGCAGCTTATGCAGCTCTGGTTTCTGTGATGAACATCATTGAGCAGATGATGAGCCATCCTCGCCTTTCAACTGTATTCGACAAGAAACAGATTGAATCCATTGGGGAGAAGGCTGATGGCTTGCTCAACTTGATAACCAACACTAATATTGATGGAGGTAGCAGAGAAGCATCAGATCTGGAGAGTCAAATCGCATCTGCAGCTCACGCAGCTGAAGATGTTATTGAATCACACATTGTCGATCAAATTCATGCTGGATCCAGTCATGGATGCTCGTTGTCGGATCTGCAACAAATAATTGAAGAAATGGATGGTATCATGAAAAAGGGTGCTGAGCTTAAGGAGAAATGGCGAGCGAGAGAGGAGCAAGCTGCACATGGTGACGTGGATGTTGTGGAGGAGAAACAACctctcaccaccaccaccggaaAGGCTTCTCCGGTGGGACTCGAAGACGACGTGATCCACATCATGGACAAGCTCACCATACATCAACCCAAGCAGCACATCATCTCGATTGTGGGGATGGGCGGCACGGGTAAGACCACGCTTGCTctaaatgtttatgaaaattcaCTCATCCAGAGACACTTTGACATTCGTGCTTGGGCTACTGTATCTCAACAATACAGTGCACAAGAAATCTTTTCAAAACTTCTCTCTAGCATAGGGCAAAGTGGAAGTGGGAATGATTTAGAGGTAGAGTTGCATCAAACTTTATGGGGAAGAAGATATCTGATTGTATTAGATGATATATGGAGTGTCGAAGCTTGGGATGAGGTGAAGCGTTACTTTCCTGATAATGGGAATGGAAGTCGGATCGTTTTAACTACTAGGTTGTCGGATGTGGCTAGTGATTGTAGCTCTAGTTCTTGCTTCACCATGAAACCTTTAAAAAAGGATCAAAGTTGGGTGTTGTTTTGCAGAAACGCTTTCCAGCAAGAGCATTGCCCTTATCCTCAACTAGAAAGTGTGGGAAAtgagattgttagattgtgcAGAGGACTACCCTTGTCAATTGTTGTGATTGGAGGGTTTCTTCTCAAATCGCCTAGGACTGTAGGATTCTGGGAGGATGTTGCCAAGAATATAAAATCAATCCCCAATTCAATGGAGAAGCAAGAGATCTTAGATGTGTTATCTTTAAGCTATAATCACTTGCCCCCTCATCTGAAACCATGTTTTCTTTATATGGGAATTTTTGAGGAGGACAGTGAGATTCGTGCATCACGAATCATCAAACTTTGGGTTGCTGAAGGATTTATCAAACCGAAGAGAGCCCAAATGTTAGAAGAGATTGCAGAGGGGTACTTGAATGACTTAGTTGATAGGAATCTTGTTCTTGTTGGCAGACATCGATATAATGGGAAGATTAGGTCTTGTCGACTTCACGATCTGATAAGAGATCTGTTCTTGAAAGTCTCTGAGAAAGACAAGTTCTTCTATCACTATGTCAAAAGGTCACTCGACAACATGACTAAGAAGTGTCGCCCCATCGATCGGATAAGAGATCTGTTCCTCAAAGTCTCTGAGAAAGACAAGTTCTTCTATGCCAAAAGGGCACTCGACAACATGACTAAGGAGCGTCGCTTCATATGTCATGACTTCATCAAGAGTGATGATGTTCCTGAGATGTCTGATGCTCTGAAATCAGCGCAGCTTCTTCGTTCTCTAGTATGCAGAGGGTTCAAGCTGCCGGTTGTGTTCAAGTTATTGAGAGTTTTGACTGTGGCTAGCGACTGTTTCACGGTAAATATAATGCAGATCTTGAACTTGCGGTGCCTTACTTTCCAATCTCCGTACTTCTTGCTGGTGAGGCTtccttcttcaatatccttcatTTGGAACCTGCAAACATTGACAATTCATGCGAGACTTGTCGTTGCACCAATTGAAATTTGGAGCTTGTCACAACTTAGGCATGTGGAGTGCACACGGATTTATCTTCCccatcctcctcctcctccaaatGACTGTGTTGTCATGGTAAACTTACAGACACTGATAAAAGCAGTAAATTTGAGGTTGAGTGAGGAGGTGTGTAAGAGAATTCCCAACACCAACAAATTGCATCTAATCTACGATAATGAGTTGGAGGGATATGATGATTGCTTGTTAGACCATCTCCACAATCTTGGCAGCCTACATAAACTTCAATCACTAAAGCTAGTTTCCACCTTTTCTTACCGTTCCTCATGCAATGCAGATCAGCTCAATTGTGCATTTCCGGTATCTCTGAAGAAGCTGTCACTCGCAAACTGCAGTCTTGACTGGAATGATCTAACAATCATCGGTTCTTTGCCCCAATTAGAAGCTCTCAAGCTAGTGGATTCCGTCAAGGGACGAAACTGGCGTCCGGTTAACGGGGAGTTTAGCCGCCTTACATTCTTGAGCATTGTTGGTTGTGATCTGAGATGTTGGGATGCAGAGAGCTCCCATTTCCCAGTTCTGAAGAAGCTTATGCTTATGAGATTGAAGCAGTTGGAAGATATCCCTTTGGATATTGGAGAAATTCCGACGCTTGAAATCATCAGTGTGGTTGGATGCAGTGAGTCTGCTGAAATTTCGGCGATGAAAATAAAGGAAGAACAAGAGAGTCTAGGAAATGAGGGCCTTCAA GTACACGCAG GCGGCAGGACGGTCGGGAACCAAGCGGTGAACCtccggctaggcgaagatacccaacagtggtatcagagccacggtgaCCTAGCCGGGGCACCCTCCGACCGCACCTCCTTCACCCCGCCGCCCCTTCGGGCTGCGCCAAttcgctcccgacgagcaaggaAAGAGGTAGGTCCAGCCTCTCCCCTTCCTGGGAGAGACGGCTCTG ATCTTAGTATCTTGCGATCCTGTTTTCTTTTGTGCTTCCGCGTGTTGTCTGAAATCTCGATAAACCCTGGCATTCAAAGCCAAGTGAG GTACACGCAGGTAGTAGACGAAGCTGGAGGTGAAGAGAAataa